Below is a genomic region from Schistocerca americana isolate TAMUIC-IGC-003095 chromosome 1, iqSchAmer2.1, whole genome shotgun sequence.
GAGCCGAAGGGCCTGAAAGgggagcaggggttgggaagggagtgattgaatattgtagcctattcccgatgtcatcaatctgtacattgagcaagtactaaaggaaaccaaggagaaattaggaaaggaaattaaagttcatgaAGAAAAGCcgatttgggcatcaaaataactgatgatgaccaaagtagagtggatataatgtgcagactgaaaaagagaaatttatcatctaatataaatttaaatgctggCACTTTTCTTTGAAGGTATTTTCTGGAGTGTAACTTAGTACGGCAATcaaacatggatgacaaacagttcagacaaacaGAGaaccgaagctttcgaaatgaagtgctacagacgaattctgAAGATTGCTTCTAGATtattagatcgaataactaattggaagtactgaatcgaattggataAAAAAGACATTTGTAGCAAACTCAAATAGAAGAGATCTTAAATCATCAAGGCATGGTCAGTTCGACTAATAAGGGAAGTACGGGAGgcgggtgtgggaggggggggcgggggagggggtaaAAAGTTGTAGAGGTAGGTCAAGGCACGAACATAACAATCAGGTTCAAATGGAAACAGATTACGGTAATGCAGATGTGGAGAGTATTTTAGAGCATAGGCAAATGTAGAGACCTGCATCAAACAAGTATTCTCTCTCAAGAGCGCAACAGCTTGTCATCATAATTTCATTGGAGTTGCTGTAATCAAATGGACAGTTTATTTGATTAACTACCTTAAAAATAACGCTCATCCTATAAGCGTTTCGCCTTCTAGGTACTACAGCACGCAATACCTTTCTACTGAAAGATTTCCAATAATTATAACAGTCACAGGAATAGGGTCACCGGGAAAGAGACGTTAGatactaaaaaatgaaaaatatttttaatgtacttGTCGACACTGTAGTTGCGTCTATTGTATGCAATAGGTGCCACTGTTCACTGGAGAACAGCTGTTACCTTGGCTACAAAAGCGAACTAAACatgatatcaaatggctctgagcgctatgggacttaactgctgaggtcatcagtcccctggaactcagaactacttaaaccgaacgaacctaaggacatcacacacatccttgcccgaggcaggattcgaacctgcgaccgtagcggtcgtagaGTGAGATGTTTCGGAGCAACCATTATAAAGACAAGAGCTTTGCGTGAATGTAATTGAAGTCCCCGCAGTGTCGAACAATCAAAGGAAATGGTTGGTTTGTGTGCGGCTCTGTTACGAAGGCGATTCTCGTTTTGCATTTTTACTGATGTGCGTGCACACAGTGCAACACTGCTGCGCACCTAACAACATTCTGCTCCATTCTGCGCATTCTGCCTTGATGTGTCCCCTTCCGCGCTGCTCTGCGCAGCGCTTTTGTGAGCAGTGTGGTGCTGCGCAGCACATCGCAATGGGTGTGGACGCGGTTTAGTATTAGGAATTAGCagtactaatacactcctggaaattgaaataagaacaccgtgaattcattgtcccaggaaggggaaactttattgacacattcctggggtcagatacatcacatgatcacactgacagaaccacaggcacatagacacaggcaacagagcatgcacaatgtcgccactagtacagtgtatatccacctttcgcagcaatgcaggctgctattctcccatggagacgatcgtagagatgctggatgtagtcctgtggaacggcttgccatgccatttccacctggcggctcagttggaccaccgttcgtgctggacgtgcagaccgcgtgagacgacgcttcatccagtcccaaacatgctcaatgggggacagatccggagatcttgctggccagggtagttgacttacaccttctagagcacgttgggtggcacgggatacatgcggacgtgcattgtcctgttggatcagcaagttcccttgccggtctaggaatggtagaacgatgggttcgatgacggtttggatgtaccgtgcactattcagtgtcccctcgacgatcaccagtggtgtacggccagtgtaggagatcgctccccacaccatgatgccgggcgttggccctgtgtgcctcggtcgtatgcagtcctgattgtggcgctcacctgcacggcgccaaacacgcatacgaccatcattggcaccaaggcagaagcgactctcatcgctgaagacgacacgtctccattcgtccctccattcacgcctgtcgcgacaccactggaggcgggctgcacgatgttggggcgtgagcggaagacggcctaacggtgtgcgggaccgtagcccagcttcatggagacggttgcgaatggtcctcgccgataccccaggagcaacagtgtccctaatttgctgggaagtggcggtgcggtcccctacggcactgcgtaggatcctacggtcttggcgtgcatccgtgcgtcgctgcggtccggtcccaggtcgatgggcacgtgcaccttccgccgaccactggcgacaacatcgatgtactgtggagacctcacgccccacgtgttgagcaattcggcggtacgtccacctggcctcccgcatgcccactatacgccctcgctcaaagtccgtcaattcacatacggttcacgtccacgctgtcgcggcatgctaccagtgttaaagactgcgatggagctccgtatgccacggcaaactggccgacactgacggcggcggtgcacaaatgctgcgcagctagcgccattcgacgcccatcaccgcggttcctggtgtgtccgctgtgccgtgcgtgtgatcattgcttgtacagccctctcgcagtgtccggagcaagtatggtgggtctgacacaccggtgtcaatgtgttcttttttccatttccaggagtgtagtaatagtagtagtgtagtgtttgttgcttttttctttcattgtgttaCTGGAATGTTTGTAGCTTTTTTTCTGTCGTTGTGTTACTGCTCTTAAAAATAACATGTGTTTAGATATAATTTAAACAGTTAAAGATGGAACGGTGTTAAACAACCAAGCGGTAAGGAAACAATAAGTTAAGGGAACGAAGTTGTAAGCTTTTGGAACAACAAATTAACTATAGGAAAAACTAGAATTTAGGACACGAATCACTGCTTCTATAAGGGAGACTTCAGACTAGCTAAATGTTCATTAAGTTATAGGAATTTAAAAATGATTCCTGAATGAATCATCCACAcggcagcgtagtgtgcgctgttttgaaacttcctggcagattaaaactgtgcgctcggAACCTTACATTACTCCGGAAACTAAGTGAGAAATTCAGTCGCGACCCGCGATCCGCATTCACAGCTCGAATCGTGTTTTCCAGACTTCACACAAATTCTCTTGTGCCACGAGCATTGCCCGCAAAACGTTCTCGGTTCGAGCCGCAGCCCGCCacatatttttaatctgccaggaaataaaAATTGATATTTAGATGAAACGAATCAGTGATTCGTTACGGTGTCAAGTCTGAAATGTACCAGCACACAATTTTGGCGAGTCATTTCGGTGTATCATTAGTTTTGGAAATTATAGTACGCATAAATTATATGAGATTCATTTTTATTGGTGAAAGATACAGGATACACATGAGGAAATGGTTATGAGTTACATATATATACAGTGAATGAATATTACTGGGGGTGTTGTGAGACCACGGGGCGAAGCAGCTGCAGGCTGGAATAGGGATGGCTGCAGCTGTACGACGCTACTGTAGTGTGGTGTAGCGCAGTGTAGAGGGCGCCGTCTACCAGTAGCTGTGGCCGCGGTAGCCGCCGTAGCCTCCGTAGTAGGGCCGGTAGCCGTACGACCTCACCACCACGGTGGGCCGGTAGCTGTAGTAGCGGCCGTATCCACCGTAGCCGCCATAGCCCCCATAGCCACCATAGCCACCATAGCCGCCGTACAGGTAGCCGGCCTCGGCTGCCAGCAGCACCGTAGCCAGGACCAGGAGGGCGATCTGCAACGAGAGACAAGTGTCACACACGGTGCACTGCGGTGGGCTACAACACTGTCCGTTTACATCTCGTGTGTTACTCCGGGGCTGATGGTGAGCTGCTTGGATTTAGAAAAAAGTGCAGCTGTCAGAGGAGCGACTCCGATGTTTcacatagtaactgaaaaaagggcGAAGGAAAACCACGATACTTGAAACTTTGTGGGAGAtttaaactatgtgccggaccgagactcgaactcgggacctttgcctttcgcgggcaagtgttctaccatatgagctacccaagcatggctcacgaaccgtcctcacagcttcaattctgccagtacctcgtctcctacagagTGAAAACCTTATTCTGGACCACGATACCTTCTTGATTTTCGAGAATATAATGTGAAAGAAACAGTTGGAAGACCTAAATAGAACTGAGATAAAGTAGACAGACTAGTAGCCCACAAAATTTACAATACTGTGtgggaaatataaaaatgaaaggtCGAGAAAGACGAGTTTATggtaagattaaaactatgtgccggaccgagactcgaactcgggacctttgcctttcgctgcaaAAAGTGAAAAGTCTCACAAATCACCAATGTCATCTGATATAGAAAGTTCACTTGTTCCTTTCACTATGATAGTACTCATACTACCAAAATACATCGGAAATTTTGTAACGTGGTACGACAATAACGTAAACTCCGGCCACAGGCCCTGGCTGGCTTTCGGAACCGACCGACCACCGCGTCATCCTCTGCCAACATCGTCACTGGATACTGTATGGAGGGGCGCGGCGTTACCACACCGTTCCCCGGCCATTGCTACTCTTCGTGACCTGCAGCCAGCACCACTCGCTCTAGTGGTTCTtcaatggcatcacgaggctgagcgcaccctaTTCTAGTCCGCCCACCAAGGTAAAACCCGTGGCAgtcccgggaattgaacccgggtcttCCGTATGGCAGTCACCCCCACTGACCACTCAGCCAAGGAAGCGGACGGTATGACAGAGACAATAAAATATTTAGAGCACATCCTCCAACACACAACTGAAAACCTGAAATAGTTATAAAGCTGCCACAATGCAGATACGAGAGGAGATAATCATTAGAGTTGCTCAATTCCAAACTTTTAATGCGGTATGTAAACTTAATTTTAAGCTTTGCTTTGCCACACCGTTAAAATCGACGATTAAAGAGTACAAAAATGTAACTCGTATCAGGTACGAGTATATACCTCTGGCTTCATATggcaaaaatgtatgtgaaattaaCGTACTTTTCCCACGCGTGTTACTCCAGACATATTCAGTTCTCCTACTCTCTTATTGACCTTAATCAGATTTTCTTCTAACCGTTCTAATTAGAGAATGCCATTTTCCACAAACTAGAGAGTATTGCTGGTCTCCAAACGGATCAGCACCGTACTGATATAACGCCAGGTTGGCTGCTTATCTCAGGTGACACGTTATTAGTACAACGGCTGGCAGGCTTTATAGCAAAGCAGGTTCTGGTGAAGAGAAGGATGaaaaagtatttccttcagtttcgcTGTTTAAATATCCGTTTTCAACTCTCGGTTAACCGCGTTTTGTATGAATTTCCAAATCCACTCTCTTCGTATTCTGTGTACGTCAGTAATGTtaccaaacaaaatataaaatccaTCTCGGTGCCTAGAAACTGTTTTTACATTACAGAAAATGCCCTGTTTCATTTTATACCTGAAAAGTGATTAACATTGTGAATGATTGCCTCTGAATTTTGTGGATAACAGGGAAAGAGAGTAACACAGTAAGTATTCACATGAGAAATACTGAAATCGTCATCTCGCTTGTGGATTTCATATGGGATTAGCAGAATTTTCCTACCTTCCGAAAGCCATAATATTTCGTATTACAACCGTTTCATGTCGACTACCACAGAATAaagggataattttaggaaagagaaCAGTCTATAGGTTCCAATTTCGATCAGTGTCACtgtttaaattctgaaaaaaaatcatcattaatgGCAGTTGGAGAGTTCTTTTGTAAGGAATCACCGTCATTTTTCGAATGAAGTTATCGAAGAGGGTGGAAGAGCAGGTAGAGGTTCAGAGTATCCTCTTGATCTTAAGGTAGAAAATTACCCGTAATGACAGAggtataagcaatgatcaacgacaagaGGATCCAGAAGACAATGTAAGCTACTTCATTAAGAACACATAATGTGTATCAACAGAAATTGTGGCCCGTAATTGATGTGGTACCGCATCGTATACCTCAGAAGACTGATGTCCACAAGAAAACAGTCTCTTCTGCTTCTTTGTTGTCTGTTAATTCTTAATCGATAATGACTTGTCGAGGAACTCTGACATTGAAGGGCTTATATGATCTAAGCTCGCGGAATAATAAGAAAACAACATTTCACTTAGCACTGAATGTAGCCAGAAAATGCACATGAATTTGAGCATGTCGTATCTGCTAAAAGAATAGtttgtacgcgattggttgaaaTATGCTCTTCATCAGCAAAAATATGTTGAAGGGAGCAGAAACATGCAAGGCATACAGAGCtacattgttaatttttttgtatgtgcaAGCATCTAGTCATATAACCTGGGAAGGCCTTTCTCATGTATTAATTTGTCATCACAGTTACCACAAAGCGCGACAAAACTATATCTTGTTTGACTCCTGATAAGTGTCCTATACCCCCGTCAATCCAGAAAGCTTCTTCAAGTGCTCTACACCGTAAAACTcatagaacgttcatacaaccatgtgaaactgttagAAAAGTTCCTCTTTGCTATGTTGCACAACTCGCGAGTCACGTTGGCTCGAACATTGATTGTGTCGTCAAAATGTACATCCTTTAAGTGAATTTCTGTACTTTTCGTTTGtgataggttcgtattgataacattaATTTCTCGTCACCTGTGGCTATTTTTGCGAGAGAAGAATTACCCGGAatctgcatttcagtcaagtcacgCCAGGAGTCCAATAGTCGTTGTTTTTGTTCTAGAGTCAAGATAtgtgcaacaaactttgcacacacttttctcttcttcgaaacattcAGGAGAATGTCTTGGACACTTGGTTTAGAGATGTCGCTCCGTTGTGATTTATGACACAGGAACACAGACATACTTTGTTCGCACTCCACTGCTtagcactgcctgctcacaactaacTGATCGAATAAATATCTGTATTTTATAACTGTTATTTCAAGCTGCCACCGCAGTTGCTGCGTTGGTATCGCTTAAACGACAGGAATGAAATCGGTGtctgaactttttggacggactgtGTAGAACTTATGTTTCACTCTAGTGAACTTGTAGTCAGACGGACAGGACTCTTTATGAGCAACGGGCGACGACAGCAGGAGAGAGGTGAGTGTTGTGCTATCAGCACTTGCGCGGCTCTCCCGCCGTCCCATGTCATCGCTGGCGTATCTCTGCCATTAGGGGCGGCGCACCCGCATCGCGTGTTGCGTGAGCGCTGCGACCAGGCGCGGGCTCTGTACTTGTGGCCGATCCCCCTCTGTGCTGGCAGCACCCAACACAGCGCGGCCCGCCCCAGTGCCACTAACGAGCTGGTGCTGTTCACGCAGCACACTTATAGCTGTTCGAGGCACAATTTGCGAAAACGTGTATGAAGCCGACCGAGCAGCGACTGTACCAACCCAGCATCAATTGGATTTGTGTCGCTTAGTAACTAATCTAAAATTTTCCCTTTCGATCACTCCTTCCTGAACAGCAGTGCTGAGGTGTGTGATCTACAGTAAAATATCTGTGTTCTGACTAACTGGTCTCTGCTGATATTTATGGAACTGTAAGGCAACGAATATCAAGGCCGCTCCAGCAGCGCGTGCTTTACCCTCTACCTGTAGGAGCGAGACCCACGAAGATGTTGGTGCATGTCATCGCACCCAAATTTGTAAACATTCTACTTAAGTGACTCTCTATAGCTGTAGAGTTGAAAACTATGTCCAAACTTATAGAACATCTACCTGCTCTATTGCAAAACACGTAAAACTACAGCAGAAGTGTTGTAGGCGCAGCTAGACATGCAACAGGAAAGTGTAACTACTGTTCCACTCCCCCATCTTGCAACGGCCGATATCGACAAGCGTTAACAGTATCTCGCAGCTCCCCATAGATTTAAATTAGTTGGCATCTGGCAAGTACTCTCCTTGCGGCTTTATTGTGACTAGTACTGTGTTACTACTGTAGCCACTACAAGGTTCTGCTCTCCACTGCAGTAAAAAAGCTCTATAAGGTCTCTATCCCTTATTAAAAAAAAgacgtaaaaatttgaaattcaaGAACGGTATAGATATGTATAGTATATTTAAGCGTGTCAAAAATCTGTTCCTAATTTAATTAAGGCAGGCGTTATGATAATATTTTGGAAATGAGTGAAATTCTACGGTCTGGGAAACAGCTTCAGATTATTGCGATATGTATAAAAAAAACCATTAAGCTCATtaaactgtttttcttttctttttttccgctgATTAGCAAACTACCTCGCCGGCAACGGATACTTCCAAAGTTCCGCAACACGCAGCATATTGCGTTTGCTATATTTAAGCGCCGGAAatgccgtattttgttgttttcagtATTGTCGATATTTAACTCGCTAGAAGTACGAAGCTTAAAGTCTCTATCTCctataaaaatcacatcaaaattctCAAATTCACATGTTGTGTAGACCTCTATAGTGCTCCTACGTATCTGTTTTTAATTCCATTTAGGGGCAAAGTTAAGTTTTTGCTCGAAATAGGAGAAATTTGCACGTCCGGGAAAGTTCGCTACCTGAGAACCAACTGTCAGGTACAACGATTTGCGCAGCGGAAATGGCAACACGGTGGGAGACGACAGCGCCAGCACAGCTATCGTTGGTGCATCATCGGAGCAGTCCAGCACGCCTGCTGCCAAATACCGGCTGCTTTAAATCGGACTGTGGCACTGTTACATGTAAAGGCACATAAATGTTCCCATAGCTACAAGAGTACCGCCGTGTCAGCTTCAGTGTGTCTGAGGCAGGGCGCTCAAGAGTACTAACTATTCCTTTTTATACACAGTGAGTTTATAATTACATAATTATGGCAAAGAAAAAGAAATACCTCTCTGCAGCGTCCCCTGGCTGGAAGAGAGGTGGATTAATTAGTTCGGTTTTGATATTTGCTCAACAAATCTAAAATCGAAAACAGGATCATGAACTTTTGAATTGGACCGCGCCGTTCGAAATTACGTGTTCCAACCAGAAACGGCAGCTGATGAAAGATACTCAGCCATCCAGACGAGTTACATGTGAAATAGTCTATTACGTTTCGAGGAGCGCCGTGATCATCATGTACTGGACAAGTCTGACTGTGTATACGATACTCCGCAAACACTGCAGCACAACAACAGAGACCGGCTAGCGGGATTCTATGTTTTTGAGTTCTGCGAGGTATTTTTGAAGCGCCTGTCAGTTCAGGTTTTTGAGCGTCTCCATGACGATCACCCGCGAGACAGATGAAATTGTGTCCATTCGCGCTGCCTCTCTACGCACACTTTTGAAATTCCCCGAGCGTTTTATTATGGTAAAGACTTTATCACTGTGCCGCTGTTAGCAAAGATAAGCACGCTGAAAAACCGCGAAAAAATGAATTAGTAGCGAATAATATATGTTGTTATACACGCAAGAGAGAGAGAAACCTGCTTACTCCATTTGCTTGATTTCCTAAAAATATTCAGGAACTGGAACAATAATTCTCTATGTGACTGAAAACTGATGTTAAAAGACCTAAAGCGTCAACAAAATGCCTTTCGTCTATGTGTGAGAGAGGAGTATATATACTCTGAAGAAATGGTGATAATCATT
It encodes:
- the LOC124544806 gene encoding prismalin-14-like, which translates into the protein MRHLIALLVLATVLLAAEAGYLYGGYGGYGGYGGYGGYGGYGRYYSYRPTVVVRSYGYRPYYGGYGGYRGHSYW